agcaaaccccaagtctacagctgctcccaaagtccaccacctcaattttgggatgatttgctgtctattcaggtattccacagatgcagggtactttGAGTTGActatggagatttaatccactgctcctgaggctgctgggagagatttccctttctcttctttgttcgcacagctcccggggctcaggtttggatttggctccgcctctgcgtgtaggtcacctgatggcatctgttcttcgctcagacggtacggggttaaaggaacagctgatttgggggctctctctcactcaggccagggggagggaggggtgcggatgtggGGCgaacctgcggtggcagaggccagcatgatgttgcaacagcctggggCACGCTGTGTGTTCTCGCAGGAAGGTTGTCCccggatcacgggaccctggcagtggcaggctgcacaggctcctgggaggggaggtgtggatagtgacctgtgcttgcacgctggcttcttggtggctgcagcagcagccttagcgtctcatgctgtgtctggggtccgcgctgatagccgcggcttgcatCCATccctggagctcgtttaggcagtgctctgaatcccttctcctcgcgcaccccaaaacaatggtctcttgcctcttaggcaggtccagactttttcccggactccctcccggctagctgtggtgcactagacccttcaggctgtgttcacgcagccaaccccagtcctctccctgggatccgaccaaagcccgagcctcagctccccgcccctgcctgccccgccgggtgagcagacaagactctcgggctggtgagtgccggtcggcaccgatcctctgtgcgggaatctctctgttttgccctccgcaccccctgttgctgtgctctcctccgtggctctgaagcgtcccccctctgccacccacagtctccgcccgcaaaggggcttcctactgtgtggaaacctttcctccttcacagctccctcccactggtgcaggtcccgtccctattcttttgtctcttgtttttcttttttcttttgccctacccaggtacatggggagtttcttgcctttggggaggtctgaggtcttctgccagtgttcagtaggtgttctgtaggagttgttccacatgtagatgtatttctgatgtatctgtggggaggaaggtgatctccaagtcttactcttccgccagcTTGAAGGTCTCTTCACAGCAGATGCTGTGCGCCGCAGCCTGCCCAGGACCCTATCGTTTACGTCTGTCCTGGTGTGATTCCAAACACCACGCCTGAAACTCTTATTCATCCTTTATAAGCAAATATCACCTCCTTACCCGATCCTCTTAAAACCACCTCAATACCACCAAACCTTGTTAGCTGCCTACTGTTCAACACCCACTGCACTTTACAGAAaacttttaatagatttattaCTCTGTACTGTATttaaatatacagtatatatatttgcataaatgTCTCTCCAAAGGATTTCTTAAAGTCAGAAACCCTGTCCGACTCATTCATTCTTGGAACCTACAATGGttactggcacacagtaggtactcaatgtCTACtggatgaaagaataaatgacacAAAAAACCCAACATACAAGGAGTTCCCAGAGTGTGTGTTGATATAAAAGCAGCCCAGAAGTGAAGAcacttaaagtaataaaaatggaacatttttggGAGTTCCCGGTCAgccaagtggttaggactcggtgcttccactgcagggggcttgggttcaatccctggttggggaactatacCCTGaaagctgtgtggccaaaaagagaaaataaagaaaaaggaaagcagaaaaagaacCCATCTCTCTTTTACTCATAAATTGGtgagactaaaaaaaaattaaaaataaaaaatagaactttttCAGACATAAAGCTGCCCCCAAGTGATATATAATTGACCCAGATGAAGATAAAACACTGGCTTTTCTGTGGAGACTCAGGAATGTGGATGTCTCTTGGTATTGAGACATTTTCTAGTCATTTGCTACCCCCATATTTTCAATTTGTCAGTGGTTCTCAGTTATCATCTTTACCTTCCTAGAAGAGTAAAATGTGTACCAAGTATTCTTATTCACATAGTGCCACCTTCTACTCAAATTTGAGAGCTCAGACTCAGAGTTATGAACAAATCTTACCATTACCTGAATGAGGTGGTGCTCCCGTGTGTACAGGTGGTTGAAAAGGGCATGGTATAGGACTTGGGCCCTGTTGTACTGCAGCAGATCAGCAGCTGGCTGCAATCAAACAAATTACCCAATTAAAAGCTTCCAGAGGttggcaaaatgttgataatttttGAGATTGAACGTGGTACATGGGATTCATTATACCACTCTCTCTacttctgtgtatattttaaaagctccataatatacagtttaaaaaaaaaaagcagtttcctTGAGTAATAGATTGCACATTTGGGTAAAATCCCTTTCAGCTTCTGAATTTTTTGTTCCTTGAAAGTCAGTTGTTAATGACTCAAAGTCTGGTTCTTCAGTCTGACGATGGTCTACGTTCCTTATATACATCACCTATAAGATACAACCTACTAGGTTGGCAGaggaaaatacagagagaaaaatataaattagtgaAGTGAGAGTCACATGACAGCATTAACAGAAAGCCAGTtaataaaagatataaacatGGGCAGCAGTAGAGCAGTGATGTCGTGAACGAGGAATGGCCATGATGACTCAGCCTGCACCATCGGTACAGATGACAGAGAACGGAGGCCACTTACCACATTTAGCACAATGTGATGGAGGCAGTGGACACCCAGGATTTTGTTCTCGGTTTGATAGTCATCTGAGATGAGCAATGACGGGGGAAGTACCCTTTCCAGATGTTGGCTCAGCCAGGGTCGAGTGACCTTTTGCAGAGTCCATGAGAAAACATGTTTGGTGGCTGGGTTACTCTTCCAGGAGTCCCTAAATGGAAATGTGAAACCACATTAAGTGACATGGTGTCCAGTTCAAGCTAACTATATTTTCTTAtacttgaaagaaaaatacattccaCATAAGATAACTCAATGTTAACAACATACATTTTTAAGATTTAGATCAAAATAACGTACAGAACTTACACTAAATACATTTATCACCCAGGGCTCTGGGTCTAAAGAATATCCGATAAAAAGTAGCCAGTTATAACCACAGCTATGTAAAGAAtctgtggtgatggtggtggttacaGTGAGAAAGTGTTGAGAAGGGAgacaggaggaaaggaaatgtCTTCagtatcactattattattattaccacatGGGAGCAAATGAATCAATATTCAAACAGCAATTTATAGCTTATAAAGTGAGTTTACACACATAACCAATCTTCAAATACGGTGTAACAGGTAATGTTATCTTTGTATTGCAAATAATGAAACTGGTCCTATTCAGaagcaataaaaagaagcaagagaCATCCTCAAAACTAAGCCTTTTACCTCCACATTCCTGGTAAAAAGACAGTTATGTACTCACTTTTTTCTCATCACTCCAGGGTCACAAACACAAATGTACAAAGTAGCAAGTGGAAACTCACAGAAAATACTTTAGCTAACAGCAATCTAaaggacttttattttttcatcccaAACACGCTTCCATATCTAGTAAGTAGCGATGAGCTTCAAGATTCCTAAGTTTAAATTCAAACCATAAGTTTAAATCTTCTCGAAGTTTAAATCTTCTCCAAATCCCCAACCCCATCTAACTGAAGAAAGTTAAGTCTAAATAAATGGGACTGAACTTCCAATTTCAGGGCAGTTGTCAGGACTGGAAAAAGCACTAGAAAATCAAGTCTGAAGACCTGGGTTCTAATGTCGAACTTGCCACTACCGAGTTAACGTCATCACAATCACAACCGTTCTGGGCTTACAACACCTTTATGTCGCTGATGCAGACACAAGACTCCTTTGAGCTCTAACCTTCTAAAACATTAGTCTGAAGCTTAAGTCGGTGGCCCTTACGGCAGGAGTACTCACTTATTCAAATCGGGTTTGAGAAGCCCCATGACCGCAGTAAATCTCCCTTTCTCATCTTCATTTTCTCCGTGGAGGAATCCAGCCACAGAACCACACTCAGTAACCTGAAGCAGTAAGGCGAGCACCTGTCCAGCGACGCCCTGAGATTTTGGGCTGGTCCATGGTTGCTCCAAGTTGTGTGTGATGGCAAAAATATAGATGGGTCCTGCCAAGTGACGGAGGCCTGCCTTCCATGCAGAGCAAACCAAGGAATTCTTAGCGGTCTCAACTTTCCTCAACAGCTTAAGGAAGAGTAACCCAACTGCTGCCGCTTTCTCGGCCACTTCGGAGTGACGATCACCTCCCCCTTCCGGCCCCTCGGGAGGAGCTGCATACTTCCCCAGGGCTTTTGCCACCTGCCCCAGCATCTCGGGCATTCCACGGAGCGAGGTGTCACTCCCCGCAAACAACTGATCACATTCTTTGGCATCTAGTACAGCACTGAGGTCCCGAAGAGCTGCATTTCTGGCCTTGCCCCGTCGGGATTCCTGACCGGCAAACTGGTGCAAGATCTGGGAGAAGGCCTGTCCGAGGGCGGAGAAAGGCCACTGTCCAGGACAGGAAGAGCCCTCCCGCGGTGGGGATTCCCGAGAGCCGTCAGGCTCCATGCCTCAGACCGAGGACGAGGATGGAGGCGAGCAGGGGTCCGctaaagagggaaggaaagataaCTCCGGGGCTGGGATTCTCTCAAAGAACAGaactaaaatcaaataaaacGGCGAGACGTCTTGGAGGACCGAGGGAGAGTCTAGCCCGCAGAAGAGTAAAGGTATAAAGGAAAAGATGCGGGAAAGGGGGTTCTCTGAGAGTAACAGAAGCTCAGATTCCCAACAGTGGAAGGGAGAAATTACTCTTGCCTCTCtgaagactcaaaaaaaaaaaaaaagaagaagagaaaacaaaaaaatcctaaagagcCTGAGAAATAAATCTCTAAGGCGTGACACTAACAGAGCCGCCGTTACCTTCAGCTCTTCCGGCACGCCTGCGCCTATCAGGATCCGACTTAGCAAACGTCGTTGCCGCAAAGCACAAGGCTAGCTTCCGCCATTACCGCGGCTACGCTCCGTCATTTCACGACGTACTACCGTAAAGCAATAGCGACCCGGGTTCAAGAGAGGGTGGAGCTATGGAGAGTATATTTGCATGGATAATAGCCGCATCGCTATTTGGTTTCTGTTTTCACTTACTGAGGTAGAAACAAAAGAAGTATCAGGCAATATCGGTGATCGTGATAAAATATACAGGACTCTTTATATCAAGTCTAAGTAAATATGCACTACATCTGTCACCCTTACTCAGAAGTTAGTGGGTCGTACCCGGGGCTCCTTAGCCGACGAGGCACGTTGATCCTTTTGTAGTTCATAAGTGTGATGATTGGGTGTTCACGCGCTTGTGTGACATGTGCTTCCTTCCAACCTTGTTACGACTGTGGCACATTACCCGTCTGACATGAACTATGAAGGATCCTCTTAATCTTGCGATGGTTTGGTTGTTGATAGTGCTTATCGTCCTGTGTCTAGTACGTGATTGAGGCGTGTTTGACTCCGAGTTCTGCGTTAgctttgattcttctctttctgcagctagattttttaatgttgatCGCCGTgggcttttaaaaaggaaaaaatgcgaAAGTTGCTGGTAAGCGAGGAGTTTGAAAACGGTCTGCGACGACGGGGATTTCGCTAGAAACGCGGCTGATCCGGGTGTGGCTCGGGCCCGCCCGCGGGTGTGCAAGTGAGGTGTTTCCCCGCGTGTGTTCGGGCGGCTCCCGGGGCGGGGTCGGCACCCCTAAGTGGTAGGGGTGGGGGCAGCGGAAGGAGCCACGGCCCCGTGCGACTTTTTCCTGGCGGGTCTCTTGCTGCGGCTACTCGGACGGTGGAGCTGAGAACCCTAGATCTTGGATTCCCCGGGGGCCGGTCACGGTCCCCGGCTTTGCCAGGGCGTTTGCCGGTGACTTCTCATAACTTTCGTTGTGTGGTAGGTGCCCGGGGAAGCACACCGTATTTGCGCCAAGACGTGGGCGGGAGCGCCTAGAAACGGGCGGCGGAC
The Globicephala melas chromosome 21, mGloMel1.2, whole genome shotgun sequence genome window above contains:
- the TTI2 gene encoding TELO2-interacting protein 2, which codes for MEPDGSRESPPREGSSCPGQWPFSALGQAFSQILHQFAGQESRRGKARNAALRDLSAVLDAKECDQLFAGSDTSLRGMPEMLGQVAKALGKYAAPPEGPEGGGDRHSEVAEKAAAVGLLFLKLLRKVETAKNSLVCSAWKAGLRHLAGPIYIFAITHNLEQPWTSPKSQGVAGQVLALLLQVTECGSVAGFLHGENEDEKGRFTAVMGLLKPDLNKDSWKSNPATKHVFSWTLQKVTRPWLSQHLERVLPPSLLISDDYQTENKILGVHCLHHIVLNVPAADLLQYNRAQVLYHALFNHLYTREHHLIQAVLLCLLDLFPILEKALHWKGDAARPTTHCDEVLQLILTHMEPEHRLLLRRTYARNLPAFVKRLGILTVRHLKRLDRVIIGYLEVYDGPEEEARLKILEALKLLMQYTWPRVPCRLVVLLKALLKLICDVARDSSLTPESVKSALLEEATDCLILLDRCSEGQVKGLLAKIPQSCEDSKVGNCIRRVQQVSEGAPYNAT